From one Triticum urartu cultivar G1812 chromosome 3, Tu2.1, whole genome shotgun sequence genomic stretch:
- the LOC125545374 gene encoding sm-like protein LSM3A: protein MASADEEIAVKEPLDLIRLSLDERIYVKLRSDRELRGKLHAYDQHLNMILGDVEEIVTTVEIDDETYEEIVRTTRRTIPFLFVRGDGVILVSPPLRTA, encoded by the exons ATGGCGTCGGCCGACGAGGAGATCGCGGTGAAGGAGCCGCTGGATCTGATTAGGCTCAGCCTCGACGAGCGCATCTACGTCAAGCTCCGGTCCGACCGCGAGCTCCGCGGCAAGCTCCAT GCATATGATCAGCATTTAAACATGATCCTTGGAGATGTTGAGGAGATTGTAACAACTGTTGAGATCGACGATGAAACATATGAAGAAATTGTGCGA ACAACCAGGCGTACCATCCCCTTCCTTTTTGTCCGAGGCGATGGTGTCATATTGGTCTCTCCGCCTCTGCGAACGGCGTGA
- the LOC125548860 gene encoding protein BOLA2 — translation MGVTKEDVEAAVAAAVSPTHLVVTDTSGGCGASYEIEVVSGKFEGKRLLERHRMVNTALAPLMAEIHAVSIKALTPAQAQPKPQPEPAAAADKSQQA, via the exons ATGGGCGTGACCAAGGAGGACGTGgaggccgccgtcgccgccgcggTCAGCCCCACCCACCTC GTGGTCACCGATACATCCGGCGG GTGCGGCGCGAGCTACGAGATCGAGGTGGTGTCGGGCAAGTTCGAGGGGAAGCGGCTGCTGGAGCGCCACCGGATGGTCAACACCGCGCTGGCGCCGCTCATGGCCGAGATCCACGCCGTCTCCATCAAGGCGCTCACCCCCGCGCAGGCCCAGCCCAAGCCCCAGCCggagccggccgccgccgccgacaagTCGCAGCAGGCCTGA